Proteins co-encoded in one Kocuria flava genomic window:
- a CDS encoding heavy metal translocating P-type ATPase, giving the protein MTCSSCVARVEKKLGKLEGVDASVNLALETATVHAPEAVSDEEILRTVENAGYGAVLQGGSAPGGSAGPSGAAGDDDGGARPGPDAMARVAGREASSLRSPESLRRRLVVAAALSVPVFAISMVPGLQFPHWGWVVAVLSLPVVTWAAWPFHRSAAVNARHLTSTMDTLVSMGVSAAYLFSLWNLLRDPDMTAGAMLGHAMDMSGHQLYFETGALVTAFLLLGRWLEARAKARSGEALRALLELGAKDAVVLRDGQQVRVPAEALRPGDRILVRPGEKIPTDGTVLEGRSAVDTSLLTGESLPVEVAEGDTVTGATVNTTGRLVVEATRVGADTTLAQMGRMVSRAQATKAPVARLADRISGVFVPVVLVLALATLTGWLLLTGDVHASFVAAVSVLVIACPCALGLATPTALLTGTGRGAQLGILIKSAEVLEDTRTVDTVVLDKTGTVTSGRLAVAAVTPLSAWSKDQVLDLAASVEDSSEHPIARAIAAATPHRFPVSRFVSAPGGGVRAHVADGMHSRSVVVGRTTWLAQNGIRLDDTQQEALRRAQGGGFTTVLVAVDGALAGFVDLADTVKDGAREAVDRLRELGLRPMLLTGDNGPVARAVAAEVGIPAGDVVADVSPEGKVAVVRDLQDEGRVVAMVGDGVNDAAALAQADLGVAMGSGTDAAIEAADLTIVRDDVRAVPTAIALSRRTLAVIKSNLFWAFAYNVVAIPVAAAGLLNPVVAGAAMAFSSVFVVLNSLRLRGFGR; this is encoded by the coding sequence TCGAGGGCGTCGACGCCTCCGTGAACCTGGCCCTGGAGACCGCGACCGTCCACGCCCCCGAGGCCGTGAGCGACGAGGAGATCCTGCGCACCGTGGAGAACGCCGGGTACGGGGCCGTCCTGCAGGGCGGGTCCGCCCCGGGCGGCTCCGCCGGGCCCTCCGGCGCGGCCGGGGACGACGACGGCGGGGCGCGGCCCGGCCCCGACGCCATGGCCCGGGTGGCCGGGCGCGAGGCGTCCTCGCTGCGCTCCCCCGAGTCGCTGCGCCGCCGGCTCGTGGTCGCCGCCGCGCTGTCCGTGCCGGTGTTCGCGATCTCCATGGTCCCGGGGCTGCAGTTCCCGCACTGGGGCTGGGTGGTCGCGGTCCTGAGCCTGCCGGTCGTCACGTGGGCGGCCTGGCCCTTCCACCGCTCGGCGGCCGTCAACGCCCGGCACCTGACCTCCACCATGGACACCCTCGTCTCCATGGGCGTGTCCGCCGCCTACCTGTTCTCGCTGTGGAACCTGCTGCGCGACCCGGACATGACGGCCGGGGCGATGCTCGGCCACGCCATGGACATGAGCGGCCACCAGCTCTACTTCGAGACCGGCGCGCTCGTCACCGCGTTCCTGCTGCTCGGGCGCTGGCTCGAGGCCCGGGCCAAGGCCCGCTCCGGCGAGGCGCTGCGCGCCCTGCTGGAGCTCGGCGCGAAGGACGCGGTCGTGCTGCGCGACGGGCAGCAGGTGCGGGTGCCCGCGGAGGCCCTGCGCCCGGGCGACCGGATCCTGGTGCGCCCCGGGGAGAAGATCCCCACCGACGGCACGGTCCTCGAGGGCCGCTCCGCCGTGGACACCTCCCTGCTCACCGGCGAGTCCCTGCCGGTCGAGGTCGCCGAGGGGGACACGGTCACGGGCGCGACCGTCAACACCACCGGCCGGCTCGTGGTCGAGGCCACCCGCGTGGGCGCCGACACGACCCTGGCCCAGATGGGCCGGATGGTCTCCCGGGCCCAGGCGACCAAGGCCCCCGTGGCCCGGCTGGCCGACCGCATCTCCGGGGTCTTCGTCCCGGTCGTGCTCGTGCTCGCCCTGGCCACGCTCACCGGCTGGCTGCTGCTGACCGGGGACGTGCACGCCTCCTTCGTGGCCGCCGTCTCCGTGCTCGTCATCGCCTGCCCGTGCGCGCTGGGCCTGGCGACCCCCACGGCCCTGCTCACGGGCACGGGCCGCGGGGCCCAGCTGGGGATCCTCATCAAGAGCGCCGAGGTGCTCGAGGACACCCGCACCGTCGACACCGTGGTCCTCGACAAGACCGGCACCGTCACCAGCGGCCGGCTCGCCGTGGCCGCCGTGACCCCGCTCTCCGCGTGGTCGAAGGACCAGGTCCTGGACCTCGCGGCCTCCGTGGAGGACTCCTCCGAGCACCCGATCGCCCGCGCGATCGCGGCCGCGACCCCGCACCGCTTCCCCGTCTCCCGCTTCGTCTCCGCCCCCGGCGGCGGCGTGCGCGCCCACGTGGCCGACGGCATGCACTCGCGCTCCGTCGTCGTCGGGCGCACCACCTGGCTCGCGCAGAACGGGATCCGGCTCGACGACACCCAGCAGGAGGCCCTGCGCCGGGCGCAGGGCGGCGGGTTCACCACCGTCCTCGTGGCCGTGGACGGGGCGCTGGCCGGGTTCGTGGACCTCGCCGACACCGTCAAGGACGGTGCCCGCGAGGCCGTGGACCGCCTGCGGGAGCTCGGGCTGCGCCCGATGCTGCTGACCGGCGACAACGGGCCCGTGGCCCGGGCCGTGGCGGCCGAGGTCGGCATCCCCGCCGGGGACGTCGTCGCGGACGTCTCCCCGGAGGGCAAGGTCGCGGTGGTCCGGGACCTGCAGGACGAGGGCCGCGTGGTGGCCATGGTCGGCGACGGCGTCAACGACGCCGCGGCGCTCGCCCAGGCCGACCTCGGCGTGGCGATGGGCTCCGGCACGGACGCGGCCATCGAGGCCGCGGACCTCACGATCGTGCGCGACGACGTGCGGGCGGTGCCGACGGCGATCGCGCTCTCCCGCCGGACCCTGGCCGTGATCAAGTCCAACCTGTTCTGGGCGTTCGCCTACAACGTGGTGGCC